In Calditrichota bacterium, a single genomic region encodes these proteins:
- a CDS encoding DUF5320 domain-containing protein encodes MGGYRWMYQMTGLPGWMRLGFSPGWWGVTPTGMPPGATYLMTGSWPTPQANAYWQAIQSGTVPFGMSGFGVNPPGAFVPTVTKEQQVQFLKNQAELIKNQLEAINQQIEALEKESK; translated from the coding sequence ATGGGAGGTTATCGCTGGATGTACCAGATGACCGGTTTGCCCGGTTGGATGCGTCTGGGATTTAGCCCGGGTTGGTGGGGTGTGACGCCCACGGGCATGCCCCCGGGAGCCACTTATTTAATGACGGGTTCCTGGCCGACACCCCAGGCAAATGCGTACTGGCAGGCCATTCAATCGGGAACGGTTCCGTTTGGGATGAGTGGATTTGGAGTCAATCCACCGGGTGCCTTTGTGCCAACGGTTACAAAGGAGCAGCAGGTGCAGTTCCTGAAGAATCAGGCGGAACTCATTAAAAATCAACTGGAAGCCATCAATCAGCAAATTGAGGCTCTTGAAAAAGAGTCGAAGTAA
- a CDS encoding P-loop NTPase produces the protein MKELVIVSGKGGTGKTTLTASFAALSGDKIMADCDVDAADLHLLLKPAILKEEKFVSSQVAVIDRESCLACDICRTVCRFEAISEDYVVNPMDCEGCRLCERMCPIEVIHMEKQENGKWYIAETEFGPMVFAQLGVAEENSGQLVSLVRREAQKLAKEKNLNYIIIDGPPGVGCPVNSAITGTQLAVIVTEPTMSGIHDLKRILELTRQFRVPALVVVNKFDLNLENTEQIEAYCRERRVELIGKIPFDTSVIKALQAGEILVHFSGDGKISRIVTDIWEKVFSHLNRL, from the coding sequence ATGAAGGAATTGGTGATTGTGAGCGGAAAGGGAGGGACCGGAAAAACAACCCTGACTGCCAGTTTTGCGGCGCTGAGTGGAGACAAAATTATGGCCGACTGTGATGTGGATGCTGCAGATTTGCATCTTTTGCTTAAACCGGCCATTTTGAAAGAGGAGAAATTTGTGAGCAGTCAGGTGGCCGTCATTGATCGGGAGAGCTGCCTGGCGTGCGACATCTGTCGAACAGTTTGCCGCTTTGAGGCCATCAGCGAAGATTACGTGGTAAACCCCATGGATTGCGAAGGGTGCCGCTTGTGCGAACGCATGTGCCCCATTGAAGTGATCCACATGGAGAAGCAGGAAAATGGAAAGTGGTACATTGCGGAAACAGAATTCGGGCCGATGGTGTTTGCTCAATTGGGCGTGGCCGAAGAGAATTCGGGTCAGCTTGTGAGCCTGGTTCGCAGGGAAGCGCAAAAACTTGCAAAAGAAAAAAATCTCAATTATATTATCATTGACGGTCCGCCGGGGGTGGGATGTCCGGTGAATTCGGCGATTACAGGTACCCAGCTGGCGGTCATTGTGACGGAGCCTACAATGTCCGGGATTCACGATTTGAAGCGAATTCTGGAATTGACCCGGCAATTTCGGGTCCCTGCACTTGTGGTAGTAAATAAATTTGATTTGAATCTTGAAAATACGGAACAAATAGAGGCATATTGCCGTGAGCGCCGGGTAGAGTTGATTGGAAAAATTCCCTTCGACACCAGCGTTATTAAGGCGCTTCAGGCGGGGGAAATTTTGGTACATTTTTCGGGAGATGGAAAAATTTCACGGATTGTCACGGATATCTGGGAAAAGGTTTTTAGTCACCTGAACAGACTCTGA
- a CDS encoding P-loop NTPase, whose amino-acid sequence MVISVASGKGGTGKTTIAVNLALALPDTQYLDCDVEEPNGHIFLKPDIKKRVSVTLPYPRVDEKTCDLCGECAEVCEYGAIAVVKNQVLIFDDLCHSCGSCVMLCPQKAIYEVRQEIGRIEIGEGKGVSFAHGILKLGSTRAHPLVEEVKKYSDASKTVIIDAPPGTSCPVVEAVKGTDYCLLVTEPTPFGLNDLRLAVEMTRAIGVPSGIVINRSDGNDRLIEDYAAKEGLPILLRVPMERQIAEAYSKGISLVEWDENYRDIFKTLFATIEEGGAA is encoded by the coding sequence ATGGTTATTTCGGTTGCAAGTGGAAAGGGTGGAACGGGAAAGACAACCATTGCGGTGAACCTGGCTCTGGCACTTCCCGATACGCAATATCTGGATTGTGATGTGGAAGAACCCAATGGCCACATTTTTTTAAAGCCGGACATAAAAAAGCGTGTTTCAGTGACCTTGCCGTATCCCCGGGTGGATGAGAAAACGTGTGATTTATGCGGAGAGTGTGCCGAAGTTTGCGAGTATGGGGCCATTGCCGTGGTGAAAAATCAGGTGTTAATTTTTGACGATCTGTGTCACAGTTGCGGCTCTTGCGTCATGCTTTGCCCCCAAAAAGCCATTTACGAGGTGCGGCAGGAGATCGGAAGGATTGAAATTGGCGAAGGAAAAGGGGTTTCTTTCGCGCACGGTATTCTCAAGCTGGGATCCACGCGCGCCCATCCTCTTGTAGAAGAAGTGAAAAAATACAGCGATGCCTCCAAAACCGTCATTATTGATGCTCCGCCGGGAACCTCGTGCCCGGTTGTGGAAGCCGTCAAAGGCACCGACTACTGTCTTCTGGTAACGGAGCCCACGCCGTTTGGCCTGAATGATTTAAGACTTGCGGTGGAAATGACGCGGGCAATCGGCGTTCCGAGCGGCATTGTTATTAACCGGTCGGATGGAAACGATCGGCTTATTGAGGATTACGCTGCCAAAGAGGGCCTGCCCATTCTTTTGCGCGTACCCATGGAGCGGCAGATAGCCGAGGCCTACTCAAAAGGAATTTCTCTGGTGGAATGGGACGAGAATTATCGGGATATTTTTAAAACCTTGTTTGCAACGATTGAGGAAGGGGGGGCGGCATGA
- a CDS encoding dinitrogenase iron-molybdenum cofactor biosynthesis protein gives MKIAVTASGPNLESATDPRFGRAAYFIIVDTETGQFKAIQNPNVMATGGAGIQSAQLVVMEGVQAVVSGSFGPNAMRTLAASGVQMYEGISGTVQEAVERFKSNQLNPVAAAPAGAVPPMGAGYGGGAGFGPGMGGGFGRGMGGGRGRGGRGYGMGWTAGVPTGAPGFTQPAVPQVSPVSAPNELEILKEQAKQLAEQLRQINNRIKELEKD, from the coding sequence ATGAAGATTGCAGTTACGGCATCGGGTCCGAATTTGGAGTCAGCGACAGATCCTCGTTTTGGTCGGGCTGCCTATTTTATTATTGTTGATACCGAAACAGGGCAGTTTAAGGCCATTCAGAATCCGAATGTAATGGCTACCGGGGGAGCGGGCATTCAATCGGCCCAATTGGTTGTAATGGAGGGGGTGCAGGCTGTGGTTTCCGGAAGTTTTGGGCCCAATGCCATGCGAACACTGGCTGCATCGGGGGTTCAAATGTATGAAGGAATCTCTGGAACCGTTCAGGAAGCCGTGGAAAGATTCAAATCCAATCAGCTCAATCCTGTAGCGGCAGCTCCTGCGGGTGCGGTTCCTCCGATGGGTGCTGGTTATGGCGGAGGCGCCGGATTTGGACCGGGTATGGGAGGTGGTTTTGGCAGAGGTATGGGGGGCGGCCGGGGCCGCGGTGGCCGCGGGTACGGAATGGGCTGGACAGCCGGAGTGCCAACGGGAGCTCCGGGTTTCACTCAGCCGGCGGTTCCGCAGGTTTCCCCGGTAAGTGCTCCGAACGAACTGGAGATACTAAAAGAGCAGGCGAAGCAGTTGGCGGAACAGCTCCGGCAAATCAATAACCGTATTAAAGAACTGGAAAAGGATTAA
- a CDS encoding dinitrogenase iron-molybdenum cofactor biosynthesis protein produces MKIAVSGTGDSLDAAVDERFGRCPYFVFVESETMAYEAVPNPGAEAMGGAATKAAQVIADKQADVVLTGAVGPNAERSLAALGVRVVTDISGTTIREAVRNFITKQETG; encoded by the coding sequence ATGAAAATAGCCGTTTCCGGGACTGGAGATTCATTGGATGCAGCGGTAGATGAACGTTTTGGGCGTTGTCCGTATTTTGTTTTTGTAGAAAGCGAAACCATGGCATACGAGGCTGTACCCAATCCCGGTGCGGAGGCCATGGGAGGTGCGGCCACTAAAGCAGCACAAGTGATTGCCGATAAACAAGCAGATGTTGTTCTTACAGGAGCCGTGGGACCCAATGCGGAACGCAGCCTTGCCGCGCTTGGGGTAAGGGTTGTAACGGATATTTCCGGTACAACCATCAGAGAAGCCGTTCGCAATTTCATAACCAAACAGGAAACCGGTTAG
- a CDS encoding ferrous iron transport protein A has protein sequence MTVSLDAVEPGSVGRVRDIVGGMGIRLRLEQMGIHPGDVIRIKRKGVLRGPILIESNGTEVALGRGIASRILVEV, from the coding sequence ATGACAGTATCACTAGATGCAGTTGAGCCGGGTAGCGTGGGCAGAGTGCGGGACATTGTTGGCGGGATGGGAATCCGCCTGCGTTTGGAACAAATGGGAATTCACCCCGGAGACGTTATTCGAATCAAACGAAAAGGGGTTCTCCGGGGTCCTATTTTAATTGAATCGAACGGAACAGAGGTGGCGCTGGGCCGCGGAATTGCTTCCCGAATCCTGGTAGAGGTTTAG
- a CDS encoding transcriptional repressor: MKKDLKRKMNMQGYKLTQQRKMVLDAFKNRTDHYTAWEIYEILRKKRTNISLATVYRSLDILTEMGFLNRVDIQDSPSRYEFVGEDGSAKGHHHHLICIGCGKVIDFEPDLMPVIQKLQVDLQKKFSFVITNHHIRFEGYCEECAKKLKLNS, from the coding sequence ATGAAAAAAGATCTGAAAAGAAAGATGAATATGCAGGGTTACAAGTTAACTCAGCAGCGCAAAATGGTTTTGGATGCATTCAAGAATCGAACCGATCATTACACAGCGTGGGAAATTTACGAAATTCTTCGTAAAAAGCGCACCAACATTAGTCTGGCAACGGTTTACCGAAGCCTGGACATTCTGACGGAAATGGGATTCCTGAACCGTGTGGACATTCAGGACAGTCCCAGCCGGTATGAATTTGTGGGGGAAGATGGCAGCGCAAAGGGGCATCATCATCATTTAATCTGCATCGGCTGTGGCAAGGTTATTGATTTTGAACCCGATTTAATGCCGGTTATTCAAAAACTTCAGGTTGACCTGCAAAAGAAATTCAGTTTTGTCATCACGAATCACCATATTCGCTTTGAAGGCTACTGTGAAGAGTGTGCAAAGAAACTAAAATTGAATAGTTGA
- the feoB gene encoding ferrous iron transport protein B — protein MKIALVGQPNCGKSTIFNHIASYKAVTSNFPGTTVSFTESKVSLHGQIFNCVDLPGTYSLVSSDWAEIDTRNYLISEEIDVIVNVVDTSVLGRSLELTLQLLELNKPMVLCLNMADEARRKGIFVNTEKLSSVLGIPVVETIAVKGEGLNELFRKVQQVAKEKTTGIIPTYSPCIEDAVQTLAEHIEINNLEGPFVSKRFLALRILEEDPYFLKKFQSQKGLMALKKKVAAEVKKKRGQEPPLAISSERHAMSLNIFEEVAEIRKAKPDIRGRIDDVLMHPLWGYVFLILIMYGFFQVVFKFGGYLEGPLLDIFNDLIKELETSYGSQTFLAKIVEGIIQGFSGGIAIVLPYLIPFLFGLSLLEDLGYLPRVAYLMDTFMHRIGLHGKSVIPFILGYGCSVPAVMATRILESRRERIIAAMLAVLVPCSARSTVIFGLVAFYVGPNAALGIYVLNLFVIAFAGKVMTKIMPEEAPGLMLEVPAYRLPSFKVLWLKTWFRLREFVYVAWPILIVGSMVLSVIEYAHWDLIINNLLYPFTYMLSLPKQVGVTLIFGILRKELSLIMLMQAMGTSQLSQVMTHLQMMTFTIFVVFYIPCAATIGVLWKEIGRKWTLFTIGATTGLAFFLALVFKYIWIAIASL, from the coding sequence ATGAAAATTGCGCTCGTGGGGCAACCCAATTGCGGCAAGAGCACCATTTTTAATCATATCGCCAGCTACAAGGCCGTTACGTCCAATTTCCCGGGGACTACGGTTTCGTTTACGGAGAGCAAGGTTTCACTGCATGGACAAATCTTTAATTGCGTCGACCTGCCGGGGACGTACTCTCTGGTTTCGTCCGACTGGGCCGAAATTGATACCCGGAATTATTTGATTTCGGAAGAAATTGATGTTATCGTTAATGTAGTGGATACCTCGGTTCTGGGACGAAGCCTTGAACTGACGCTTCAGCTTCTGGAACTGAACAAACCGATGGTATTGTGCCTGAATATGGCCGATGAGGCACGGAGAAAAGGCATTTTCGTCAATACTGAAAAGCTTTCAAGCGTGCTGGGAATTCCTGTTGTTGAAACCATTGCGGTCAAGGGAGAGGGACTGAATGAGCTTTTTCGAAAAGTGCAGCAGGTGGCAAAAGAGAAAACAACGGGGATAATACCTACCTACAGTCCCTGCATCGAAGATGCCGTTCAAACACTGGCCGAACATATCGAAATCAATAATCTTGAAGGGCCCTTTGTTTCCAAACGGTTTTTGGCGCTTCGGATTTTGGAAGAAGACCCCTATTTCCTGAAAAAATTTCAATCGCAAAAGGGCCTCATGGCCCTCAAGAAAAAAGTGGCTGCGGAGGTTAAAAAGAAGCGTGGACAGGAACCTCCTCTGGCCATTTCCTCAGAACGCCACGCCATGTCCCTGAATATTTTTGAAGAGGTTGCGGAAATCCGCAAGGCAAAACCGGACATTCGCGGCCGGATCGACGATGTTCTCATGCACCCGCTTTGGGGCTATGTGTTCTTAATCCTCATTATGTACGGCTTTTTCCAGGTTGTGTTTAAATTTGGGGGGTATCTGGAGGGGCCTCTGTTGGATATTTTTAACGATCTCATCAAAGAACTGGAAACCAGTTACGGATCGCAAACCTTTCTGGCCAAAATAGTGGAAGGCATTATTCAGGGGTTTTCCGGTGGGATTGCGATTGTTCTTCCGTATCTGATTCCCTTTCTGTTTGGCCTTTCTCTTCTGGAAGATCTGGGATATTTGCCCCGGGTCGCTTATCTGATGGATACCTTCATGCACCGAATCGGGCTCCATGGGAAATCGGTCATTCCCTTTATTTTGGGGTATGGATGCAGTGTTCCTGCCGTTATGGCCACGCGGATTCTGGAATCCAGGCGGGAGCGGATTATTGCGGCCATGCTGGCGGTATTGGTTCCCTGCTCGGCGCGTTCCACGGTTATTTTTGGTCTGGTCGCATTTTATGTGGGGCCAAATGCGGCACTGGGCATTTATGTTTTGAATCTTTTTGTGATTGCTTTTGCGGGCAAGGTGATGACCAAAATTATGCCTGAAGAAGCTCCCGGTCTCATGCTGGAGGTTCCGGCCTATCGTCTGCCGTCCTTCAAAGTGCTCTGGCTGAAAACGTGGTTCCGGCTGCGGGAATTTGTGTATGTGGCCTGGCCTATTTTAATCGTTGGCAGTATGGTTCTGAGTGTGATCGAATATGCCCATTGGGATTTGATCATTAATAATCTTCTTTATCCCTTCACCTACATGTTGTCTCTTCCCAAGCAGGTCGGCGTAACGCTGATTTTTGGAATCTTGAGAAAAGAGCTCTCACTGATTATGCTGATGCAGGCTATGGGAACCAGCCAGTTATCGCAGGTTATGACCCATTTGCAGATGATGACGTTTACCATTTTTGTGGTCTTTTACATTCCCTGTGCAGCAACCATCGGTGTGCTGTGGAAGGAAATCGGCCGCAAGTGGACGCTGTTTACAATCGGTGCCACAACAGGCCTGGCTTTCTTTCTTGCCCTGGTGTTTAAATACATCTGGATAGCCATCGCATCCCTGTAG